The region CCCAGGGTAGGACGACCTCGTGCTCCTCGCGTTCGAGCGCACGCTTGAGGTCGGCGAGGGATATCTTCTTCATATCCGCGCAGACCGCCTCCGGCTTCTCGTAAAAGACCCTGTCTGGGTAGAGCACCCGGAGACGGGAGACCATCTCCCGCTCGGTGAAGACAGACCAAGGCTCGTCCCCGGCACCGGCGGCGCCCCGGACCATACCGCCCGTGGACGCGATCAGGTCAGCCTGATCCTGGACCTCAGGCCGGCACTCGGGGTGGCAGACGACGATACCGCCCCTCCTCCGGGCCGCTTCGACGTCGGCGAGGGTAAACCCGGTGTGAACGTAACAGTGGCCGCCGGGCGGGACCGGGATGATTGTCTTCTCGGGAAGTTCCCGCTGGACGTATGACGCGAGGTTTGAGTCAGGCCCGAAGATGATGGTCTCGTTCGGGAGAGACGCAACGACCCGGACCGCGTTTGCGGACGTGCAGGTGACGTCGGCAAGCGCCTTGCTCTCCGCCGTGCTGTTGACGTAGACCACCACGGCCGCATCGGGATGCCGCCGTTTTGCCTCCCGGATCAGGTCCGGCGTCAGGTAGTCGGCGAGGGGGCACCCCGCATCCTGCACCGGAATGACCACCTTCCGCTCAGGATTGAGGATCTTTGCCGTCTCGGCCATAAATCGGACCCCACAGATGACGATGAGGTCTGCCTCGGCCTCTTTCGCCTTCACCGCGAGTTCCAGGCTATCCCCCACCACGTCGGCGAGCGCCTGGATCTCTAGGGGCTGGTAGTTATGCGCCATGACGATCGCATTCTTCTCGGCTTTGAGCGCACGAATCTCCTTTTCCATTGCTACGTACCCACCACCAGAGGGTTCTCGAGGTTCTTTAAGAGCGTCAGGATGGAGAGAGCCGCCATATAACTCGTCGCGGGGTTATCGGGGCTCGGGACGTTTCTGACCCGGACATAGATATCCCCGAAGTCGCCCTCGACGAATATCTCGTGAATATTCCTCTCTATCGCAGGGTCGACCCAGAGCTCCACGTCGGCGTCCCTGCCCGCAGCAAGTCCCAACGCTACTGCGACATTAATGTTCTTCGGGTATTGCTTTATACAATCGTGCGCCAGCCCCTTAAATATCTCCATCTTGGTCTCGGCGGTCATCCCGAGTGACGCAGGGGGCTTCGTCGTCCGTAGAAGGAGTTTCTTCGGCGGCGAGACCTGACCGATCTTGAGGTTATCGAGCCCGATGATGGCGCCGCTCGGGATACGGATCTTCTTTCCCATCCCTCGTGCGACCTCGATGAGGCTTTCGCGGAACTCTTCGTCTGCGAGCGCTCCCCCGGAGAGGACGACAAGATCCCTCCCCGACCGGAGGACCGCCTCCCCATAGAGTTTGACGGCGCCGACCGAGGCGGCTTCCACGACGATTGAGAAGTCTTCCTGCATGAAGGCGTCAAAGTCCGTGTATGGCCGGGCATGGCAGAGCGCCGCCAGTTCCTCCGCTCGCCCGGGAATGATATCAAAGACCGCAACAATCCGGATGCTCTCGGCGTGTGTGGCGATGATGTGTCCGACGTTGCCGCATCCCAGCAACCCTATTTTAATCATCGAATAAAGAAATTGTAATATTAGCGGTTAAGTATTGTGCTCCGCACGGAAACGGCCTGAAGATGGGGAAACCATTCCCCGGCCGATAAGGGGGTTCGGCACCGCCGGGCCAACCGCGCGCAAGGAGAGTCTTTACCATCACCATAGAAGATCTGCAGGGAAAACGGGTATACATCGAGAGTTACGGATGCACCTACAACCACGCCGACGCCCGGAGGCTGGAAGCGATACTGGAGGGGCTCGGCTGCACGCTGACCGGGCCGGACGAGGCGGACGCCGTGGTCATCAACACCTGCACGGTGATCGGTGCAACCGAGCGGAAGATGCTCCGACGTATGGCGGCGTTCGCCGATAGGGACCTCTACGTGACCGGGTGTATGCCGCTCGTCCAGATGGAGTTGATCCGCTCGGTCTGCACGCCGCACGTCATCCGCCCCGACGAGATTCATGAGCGCTACGGCGGCGTCGACAGCCGCGGTGCAGGAGCGATCGGTGTGGTGCAGGTGGCGAGCGGGTGCGTCGGCCGGTGCAGTTACTGCATCACCAGGCTTGCACGGGGGCGGCTCAAGAGCGCTCCCGCAGAAGAGGTCCTCGACGCCGTCCGGAGCCTTGTCGCGTCGGGGGCCTATGAGATCCAACTCACCGGGCAGGACGTCGCCGCCTGGGGGCTCGATCTGGGCGAATCCCTCCCCGGCCTCTTGCAGGAGATCGCGGAGATTCCCGGTCGGTTCGCCGTCCGGCTGGGGATGATGCACCCGGCCTCGGTGCTCGGGATCCTCGATGCGCTCATCGATGCTTACGCAAGCGATAAGGTCTTCCGGTTCCTCCACCTCCCCGTCCAGTCGGGCTCAGACGCCGTCCTCGAACGGATGCAACGCGGCTACCGCGCCGCCGACGTCGTCGGGATCGTCGATGCGTTCCGGGAGCGGTATCCGGATATGATGATCTCGTCCGATTTCATCACCGGGTTTCCCGGGGAGACCGACGAAGACTTCCGGCAGACGGTCGACCTCCTCTGGAGGGCGGCGTTTGTGAAGGTGAACATCACCCGCTACTCCCGGCGGCCCGGCACGCCCGCCGCGGCCTTAAAAAACCTCCCGGAAAGGGTGCGGACGGAGCGGTCGGGGGCGCTTCTTCGCCAGGCGAACCGGATCTACGACCGCTACAACGAACGGTGGATCGGGCGGGAGACGCCGGTCGTCGCAACCGAGAAGCACGCGCCCGGATCGACTGTCTGCCGGAATCCCTGTTACCTCAACGTCGTCGTCGAGGAGGACCTGCCGTTCGGGTTCTCCGGAAGGGCGGTGATCGTCGAGAACCGGCGGCACTACGTCGTCGGCGAACTCGTGCGCCAGGTTTAGCCACCCCGAAAACTTTTCTTCCAAGGGCGGTACACCCTCTTACCATGCAGGAGATCACCGGGCACGAGCTCTCCCCGAAAAAGGCCGAATACCTCAAATACATCTATACCCAGGGGAGCGTCGTGAAGACGACCGACGTTGCCGCCCATTTCTCGGTCGCGCCCTCGACGGCGACAAAGGCGCTTGCAGAGATCGCAAAGGCGGGATACATCGAGCATACGCCCTACCACGGGGTAAGACTCACGCCGCTCGGCACCGAATACGCCCGGTTCCTCTTCCGGCGCCACAGGATTGTCGCCTTGGTGCTCAGCCGTTACGGCCTCGAACCCGCCGAGGCGTGCAGAGAGGCGAAGAAGATCGAACAGTGCGTCTCTAAAGACCTCACAAACAGGATATGCACGTCGCTCGGGCACCCGATGATGAGCGTCTGCGGCGAGATCGAACACGATCACTGTTGCTGTTGCCCCCCGAAAAATCAGAATGAGTGACGGCAAACGTTTTTATCTCCGATCAAGGTAAATTTAGACCCACACTAAATTTGAGGTGGAGAACTATGGGGTCACAGAATAGAGGCAATATTACTCCCTGTTCCCGTGTTGCAGCCGTATTCGTAGTCCTCCTGCTGGCAGCAGCCACGGCGGGGTGCACCGGAGCCGACCGGCAGCAGCAGGACGGGAAGGTCGTTGTCGCGGTCACCATACCCCCCGAGCAGGAGTTCGTGGAGCGGGTGGGGGGCGATCGCGTCCGGGTGATCCTGCTGGTGCCGCCGGGGGCCGACCCGCACACCTACGAACCGCCGCCGGGAGTCCTTGCCGACGTCGCAGAGGCGGATCTTTATGCCGCGGTGGGGTCGGGGATAGAGTTCGAACTCGCATGGAAAGACAAGATCGCCGCCCTGAACCCAGATATGCTGGTCGTCGACTGCTCGCGCGGCGTCGACCTGATCTCGGCCGACGAGGGCGGCCACCGGGGGACCGATCCTCACATCTGGCTCTCTCCCCGGAACGCGAAGATCATGGTCGAGAACATCCGTCAGGGGCTCATTGAGGTCGACCAGGCGAACGCCGACGAATACCGCCGGAACGCCGACGCTTATCTGAAGGACCTCGATGCCTTGGATGCGGAGATCGCCGGTGCGCTTGCCACGTCCGGAGTGAAAAAGATCATGGTCTACCACGCGTCGTGGGCCTACCTTACCCGGGACTACGGTCTTGTCGAGATCCCGATCGAGAGCGAGGGGAAAGAGCCCTCCCCGCAGAGAATAGAAGACCTCATCACACAGGCGAAGGAAGAGCATATCAGGGTGATATTCGCGTCGCCCGAGCACTCCACCCGGAGCGCCGAGGTGATCGCGGACGAGATCGGCGGCAGCGTGGTGCAGGTAAGCCCGCTCGCGAAGGATTACCTCGCAAACATGCGCCACGTGGCCTCTGCGTTCGCAGGGAGCGGCAATCCATGAGCGCTCCCGTGCTCGAGGTCGACGATGTCTGGGTCAGGCTGCGCGGCCAGACCGTGCTCGAGGGCGTGAGCCTCGCCATCAACCCTGACGACTTCTACGCGATCATCGGGCCGAACGGCGGCGGGAAGACGACGCTCCTCCGGGTGATCCTCGGCCTCCTCACCCCCTGCCGCGGCGAGGTGCGGATTCTCGGCGGCACTGATGCGGCGATGCGAAAGAATCTCGGTTACGTCCCCCAATTCCGGACGTTCGACTTCCAGTATCCGATCACCGTGCGGGAGATGGTCCTCTCCGGCCGCCTCGGCCACATCATCCGCCGTCCGAGGCGCTACGATGCCGAGGACCACGCCCGCGCGGAGGAGGCGCTCGAGACGATGCGCATCGACGAACTCGCCGACCGGCAGATCCAGGATCTCTCGGGCGGGGAGCAGCAGAGGGCTATCATCGCTCGGGCGCTTGTCGGCGACCCGAAGGTGCTCCTCCTCGACGAACCGACGGTTTATGTGGACGCTCCGACGGAGGCGCAGTTCTACGGGATTCTGGACCGGCTCCGCGACCGGATGGCGATCGTCCTCGTGACCCACGATATCGGGGTGCTCCCCGATCACGTGACCCGGGTCGCCTGCCTGAACCGGCGCCTCTACACGCACGACTCAAACGAGATCACGCCCGATATGCTCGAAGCCGCGTATCACTGCCCGGTAGATCTGATCGCCCACGGGATTCCGCATCGGGTCTTCTCAGAACATTCCCGGGAGGAGTGAAGATGCTCGAAGTGTTTGGGTTTGAGTTCTTCAGGAACGCACTTCTCGCCGGGGTGCTCGCGAGCGTCGCCTGCGGCGTCATCGGCACCTATGTCGTGGTGCGGCGGATGGTCTCGGTCAGCGGCGGCATATCGCACGCGGCCTTCGGCGGGATCGGCCTCGGCTACTACCTCGGCATCGACCCGCTCGTCGGGGCGACCGGGTTCACCGTCGCGACGGCGCTCGGGATGGGCACCCTCCAACTCCGGGCCAAACAGCAGATGGATACGCTCATCGGCGCAGTCTGGGCGGCCGGGATGGCGCTCGGGATCCTCTTCGTCTACCTGACGCCCGGGTTTGCTCCCGACCTCTTCTCCTACCTCTTCGGGAATATCCTCCTCGTGCCGCGGGGAGATATCCTGCTGATGGCGGTCCTCACCGCCGTTATCGTCGCCGTCGTAGCCCTCCTCTACCGGGAGCTGCAAGCGGTCACCTTCGACCCGGATTACGCGACGGTGATGAACCTGCCGGTAGAGCGGCTCTCGCTCCTCCTCCTTGTCCTGATAGCGCTGACGGTGGTGATGCTGATTCGGGTGGTGGGGATCATCCTCGTGATCGCGCTCCTCACGCTCCCGGCGGCGATCAGCCGCCTCTATGCCACCCGTATCTGGAGCATGATGCTCGGGGCCGTCGTCCTCGGCATCGTCTTCACCGTGGCGGGGATATGGCTCTCATACCTCGCGAACGTCCCGTCTGGGGCGACGATCATCCTCGTGAGCACGCTTGCGTATGCGGGCGCTCTCGGGGTCGAACGCCTCCGGGAGGGCGAGTAACAGGACAAACCGGTGCGCTTATGCCGGCGTACGCAAGAGTTGAGTGACGATATGGATCCGATCATCGAAGAGGGATACGCCCGGCTCCTCGAGACCGTCGGGGATCTGCAGGCGAAGAAGGAAGAGTCGGCCAAGGAACTCCGAGAGAAGACCGGAGCGCTCGTTGCTCGGATGGCCGCCGATACGGCGCCGGCCGTGAAGAAGATCGGGCTTGAAATGCTCTGGCGCGCGAAGCGGGAGGCGTCCGGGGAACTCTACGACCAGGAGTTCTACGAGAAGAAGATGATCGTCCTCGGGAAGGCCGACCCGCTCCCGTACCGCCCCGACGACCCGAGTAAGCCTATCGATACCCAGATATGCGTTCTCGATGAGGATGGAAAGTTCTGCGAGGTGATGTACACCACCACCGAGATCCGGGTCGACTCCTACACGAACGCTCTCACGCCGGAGGAGGCGGTCGATCTCTACGGCTACGACCTCGTCTTCATGCTCTACCGGGCGCTGTATGAGTATGTGGAGAAAGAAGAGGAACTGACTGCCGCGCTCGCACGGGCGCTTGAGTACATCGCCCCCTCTGAATAACTTTTTTCTGGAGCGCTGCACTCAAGTGCCCGTGCGGTGGACCGTTGGTGGGCTGCCGGAAGCGTGAGCACTGAAGGTTGCGAGAGGGCTTACCCCGCCCGGCCTCCGGCCTCCTCGATCGCCCCCCCGAGGGCGGGGACAGTGCGTGGCGATATCCAAGAGAAATCGGTTAACGGATTGAGCAAGCGGGTCAACCCGTCAGCCGGAGAAGGTATACCTGCAGAAGTCGTTCCGATGCTGTCCCGAACGCCTCCTGTGCCCATCGACAACGTGATCGCTCCCCGCGATCACGCTTTCCGTGTCTTCCTCACCGGTGCCCGAAGAGCGGGAACATCGGTTCCATGACGTCGTGGCCGGCACCCAGCGCCGTGAGCGGATACGTGCGCGTGTACTTCTCGCCGGCGGTGTTCTCGTAGGTGACGACTGCTTTCGCCTTCGAGACCATGGATGCAAGCCCGAACCCGGACATCTCGTCCGGTCCGAGTGAGGGGATATCGAACTCGACATCGATCGGGACAAGAGCGACGTGGATGTTCCGGGCCTCTGCGGTGCCCGTGTTGGTGATGACGACCTCCCGAGCATTCTCCGAGAGTTCTGCGGCGATGAGCGGGTAGTTGCTGGTCTCCCCCATGATGCGGAAACTCATCAGGAGAACGAGCACGAAGACCAGCGCGATGAGAGCGAAGAAGGGGTCGATGACGAGCAGACCGAGCGTTATGAGGCCGCCCGCAACCAGGATGATCTTCTGGTTCTTATCCATGCTAAATGGGTTGGTTCGCCGGGGATTATAAGAGTAGGTTTAGAGTGGCGACGGCGGGATACGATCCGGAGGCGCATACCGACGGCCGCCGCGCGCTCGGTCCAGCTCAATGGGCAACATGACCATATACCGTCGTGGCGAAGTACTACAGAGAGACAGTATGCTTGAGTTGAAGTTCGTTCGTGCACACCCCGAGATCGTCAGGGCAGACCTCACGAAGAGAGGAGATACCGAGAAACTGGCTTGGGTCGACGAGGTGCTGGAGATGGACCGGAGAGCACGGGAACTCACCGTGGCGATCGGAGACCTGCGCAACCGGAGGAACACTATATCCCGGGAGATCAGCAAAGCGAGAAAAGCGGGAGAAGATACCGCGGCGCTCCTCTCCGAGGCGGCAGGGCTCCCCGCGCGGATCAAGGAGGCGGAGACGGAGCGCGATACGCTCACCGAAGGGGTCAGGTACCGCCTGATGCGGCTCCCGAACATCCTGCATGAGAGCGTTCCCATCGGCAAGGACGATACCGAGAACGTCGAGATCCGGCGGTGGGGCGAGCCGCGGGTCCCGGCGTTCGACCTGAAGAACCACGGCGCTCTCGCCGTCGAGCACGACTGGGCTGACTTTGAACGCGCAGTCAAGATCTCGGGCGCCGGGTTTTACTTCCTGAAGGGAAGGCTCGCCCTGCTCGATATGGCGCTCCAGCGGTTTGCGATGGACCTCCTCGTTGCGCGCGGCTACACTCCGATAATCCCGCCGTACATGATGAACCGGGCCGCATACGAGGGCGTGACCGACCTTGCCGACTTCGAGAACGTCATGTACAAGATCGAGAGCGAGGACGAGTACCTCATCGCGACGAGCGAGCACCCGATGGCCGCGATGTACAGCGACGAGATCTTTGAGGAGAAGGACCTGCCGCTTCGATTGGCGGGCGTGAGCCCGTGCTTCCGGCGCGAGATCGGGGCGCACGGGCTTGATACGAAGGGGCTCTTCCGGGTCCACCAGTTCCACAAGGTGGAGCAGTTCATCTACTGTATGCCGGAGCAGTCCTGGGACCTCCACGAGGAACTGATGGCGAACGCCGAGGAGGTCTTCCAGCAGCTCGGCCTCCCCTACAGGGTCGTCTCGATCTGCACGGGCGACATCGGGACCGTCGCCGCGAAGAAGTACGACCTCGAGGTCTGGATGCCGCGCGAGGAGCGTTACCGCGAGGCGGTATCGTGCTCGAACTGCACGGCCTACCAGGCGGTCAGGCTGAACATCAAGGTCCGCGACCCCACCGAGTTCACCGAGAAACGCTACGTGCATACCCTGAACAGCACCGCGATCGCGACGTCGCGCGCGATCCGGGCGATCCTCGAGAACTACCAGAACGAGGACGGCTCGGTCACGATCCCGAAACCCCTCAGACCGTATCTCTACGGCGAAGAGACGCTGTAGAAGGGCCGGCAACAGTTTTCCGGCAAGTGCAGGATGCCGGGAACAATTACTTTTTTCGCAATCCGGCTATCTCGCTCACCAGCATCCTATAGACCCGGTGTTTCTCGGTGACGTACTGCGTCCCGTCGAGGAGTTCAACAGGCGAAAAGCGGAGTACCTTCTCCTCCCCGCCCCTACACCGGACGGTAAACGTCCGCGGTTGGGCCGACAGGGGCCGGACGGTTCTCGGTCAGACCCGAAGAGTTGTTCCTGCCGATTAACAGCCCTGGACCGATGCCTGCCGACAGATATGAATCATGCGTCCCTCAGGAAGAAAGAGATATCATATAACCTGAAAACAGCATTAAAATGTCTATGCCCCGCCCTCTATATACCAAACCATATATACTCCTTCTCATCGGTATCGCCATAACCGCGGCCGCCCTCTCCTTCGGGTGCATGCAGAACGCCGGACCCATGCAGGAAGCAGGTGACCTCAACCGGAGCACCCCGCCCTCGGCGATAGCCTCCGACCTCGAGTCGATCGTCTCGACCGGAGTCCGAAATGCCGGTGTCCCCGGCACCCTGATCGAGATCTCAACGCCGGAATGGACCTGGAACTACGCGGCCGGCAACGCCTCGCTCTCCCCCGCGGTGCCGGCGACACCGGAGATGCGGTTCATCGTCGCGAGCGTGACAAAGACCTTCACGAGCGTCGCGATCCAGCAGCTCGCCGAGGACGGAAAACTCGCGCTCGACGATCCCATCGACCGCTGGCTCCCGACGGACGTGGCGGAGGAGATCCCGGAGAGTGGCATGATAACGATCCGCCAGCTCCTCGACCACACGAGCGGCATCGCGGACTACGACGAGGACGCGATCGTCCTCGAAGAGTACAGGAGTCCCAATACCCCGGTCCCCTACCGGGAAGGGATGCGGCAGGGCCTCAATGCCGGCCTCCTGTACTCGCCGGGAACGAGCTACACCTACTCGAACGTGAACTACATCCTCCTGACGCTGATCATCGATGAGGCGGCCGGCATTCCCTATGAAGACTACGTCACCCGGAATATCCTCGTCCCGGCGGGGATGAACGATACGTTCGTCCACCGGACCAACCACATACCCGGGCCGCACATGCGGGCCCAGGAGAGCGAAGCGGACGGCACCATCATGGACTTCAGCGACCTCTATCTCCAGTTCGACCGGGGCGCCGGGGATATCGTGAGCACGACGGCCGATCTCAACAGGTTCCACCGGGCACTCCGTTCGGGAGAGTTGATCAGCCCGGCGTCGCTCGCTGCGATGGAGAATACTTCTCCGCAGTCCCGAAAGACCGGAGAGGTGCCCGGTCTTGGGGAGATGAGCGTCGGATGCGGTTATGGATACTTTACGCAACAGAACGCATCGGAGGGCCTGACCCTCTACGGCCACACCGGCGGGTACTACGGCTCGTACACGATACTCTACTACTGGGCCGAGAAGGACACCTACATCGCCATGAACAGCAACTCTGCAGCAAAAGCAGGCACGATAAATGAGGAGGTCCTCGCCACGGTCCTCCGGTACCTCAAGGAAGGGACGACGGCCGAGCAGTAGGCCGACCCCCGGCACGCCCCCCACCTCACGGGATCGTCAGGACGACCCGCTCCCGCGTCACCCTCCCGGCGATGAAGCGGGCGAGGGCGAGGAGCCCTATCCCGGCGGCCGCAAGGACCGCCTCCGTCGCCAGCGAGAGGCCTGGCCCGCCCGGTGCGACCTCTTGGAGCGCGATGATGAGGAAGACGAACCCGAAGATAAATACGAACCCGAGGATCTGGTTCTCCCGCATCCCGAGCGCGAGCTGGGCCGCGCCGATGAGCCCGGCCGAGGCGGCGACCCAGACCGGGACGACGGCCGCGATGTGGAGGAGAAGCAGGGGTTCGGCGGCGATCTGGATGCCGGTGAGGGTTGAGACCGTCGCGGCGGTCACTGCGGCCGAGACCAGGGTCATCAGGTACGCCGGCACGGCGACCCCGGCGGCCTTCCCCTCCCAGAGGCGGCGGAGAGAGACCGGGGTGCAGAGGAGCGTCTCGATGGTGCCGTCCCGCTTCTCACGGAGGAAGGCGTCGGCGCAGAAGATGTAGCCCATGAAGACCCCGACCGGGAGGGTGATCGCGGCGATACCGCCGGCGAGGACTGCGGCATCTTCACCGACACCCACGGCGATCCCGAAGGCCGACATGACCGGGAACCATATAGCGAAGATGAGCCCGGTGACGAGGACGCTCCGGTTCCGGAGGGCGAGCCGCATCTCCCGGCCGGCGATGACGGAAAACGTGTTCATGCCCCGCCCTCCGCCGGAGCGACATGTTCAAGGTAGATCTCTTCAAGCGACCTGGACGACCGGCGGACCTCCTCGATACGGAAGTTAGCGCCGACGAGGGCCGCGACGAGGTCCGGGGTCGCGCCGGGGTCGGAGAGCGTGCAGAGGAGGCCGTCGCCGTCCGCCTCGCACCCTGCGACGAACGGCAGCCCGGCGATCGCCGCCGACGCACGGATGGAGTCGCCCGGGTCGGCGAATGCGACCGTCACGGCCGGACGGTCCGAGGCGGCGGTGAGGTGCGCCACCGAGTCGAAGGCCCGTATCCTGCCCCCGGCGAGGATCGCGACCGAGGAGCAGATCCGCTGGACCTCGTCGAGGTGGTGGGAGTTTAAGAAGACGGTCATCTCCTCCCGCCGGGAGAGTTCGAGGATGAGGTCGCGCACCATCCTCTGCGCGCCGGGGTCGAGGCCGGAGGACGGTTCGTCGAGGAAGACGACCTCCGGCCGGTGGAGAATGGCCCGGGCGATCCCGAGTTTCCGTTTCATGCCGGTCGAGAACGTCCCGACCGGGTCGTCCCGCCGGTCGGCGAGGCCGACGAGCGTGAGGAGTTCCTCGATCCGCTCTGCAGGGTCGTCGAAGCCGTAGAGCCCGGCGTAGTAGGCGAGGTTGCCGACAGCACTCATCCGGTCGGAGAGGCCGTTGTTCTCGAAGAGCACCCCGACCCTTCGGCGTGCGTCGTCGTCGGCGGCGAGGTCTCTCCCGAGGACCCGGACCTCCCCCGCATCGGGAGCGAGAAGGCCGAGCAGGATCCTGACGGTCGTGGTCTTCCCGGCGCCGTTCGGGCCCAGATAGCCGAAGATCTCGCCATGACCGACGGTAAACGAGACGTCGCGGAGGATCTCGCGGCCGTCGAAGGACCGCGAGAGGTGCCTGACCTCGACGGCGTTCATGCCCGCCGCCTCCGCCGGCATCGCATGGTGCAGGGTTGAGCGGGACCAGGTAATAACATGAAGATCAATTCCCGGCCGCGGGGCATCAAACCACCGGTTTTTGCAGAAAAGCGATCTGTTAGATGCAGGTGGGGTGCGGGATAGACGGACCTTGCTTCCCCCAATCGCATATCGCCATGCACGATTTTCCACCGGATATCGCATCCGGGGGGTGGGAGCCGGGGAGTGCGACCGAAGAGAGCATGAGAAACTCGAAGAGTTTCGATGGGGGCCGCCCCCTCCCCTAAAGGAACGCCGTGCCCGGGAATGCGAATGTTCCAGACCCCAGTTTCCGGGTTGATATGGTTCAATCATTCAAAAACACTTGTGGCCGTGAGGAGGACCCGTTCACGGCCCAGGTGACAGAAAAACCGAATGTGCAGGGACTCCCATCAGATGCGTTGAGAGTTTACAGTCAGTTCTGGGATGCGCCCACTGGCTGACCATGCTTTGACATGGTTGAAAGCACTGAGGGTATTTATTGAACTTGACAGGCATCTCTACCCGGTTAAACAATATGTATAAACTTTCCAAACAGCGATTATAAAAATATGAATAGGCACGAGCATGTTACAATAGGCATTCTTGCTTTTTAGCGTATAACCTTCCTCTTTATTTTATTGCTGATAAAATACCCAATGGTTTCATTTTTGGACTCCTTGCAGTTGCTGTTGGCTCGATAACCCCCGATATTTTAGAGCCCGCCACATCGTGGAAACACCGAGGTCACTGCCATAGTAAACGTGCTCTCAAATATGTTTTTATAATCGGTGCGATTACCGCACTCCTAGGATATATCTCCATAATTTCCACATATTTCCCCATAATATATGTGATATCAGGTTTTTTCCTTGGATATTTATTCCATCTTCTAGCTGATTCGATAACTCCAATGGGTCTCCCGGATTAGGAAATTACTCATGAGGTCGTCCCAAAATGCCTCTGCCGGGAGGGGGTGTCCCCCTCCCGGTCCCTCCCCCAGGGCGATACCCGGAGGAAAGCCGTGTCAGCAATTTGACGCCATATAATGCTCAATTCTCCGAAACTGTGCGTAAGAGTGCTCTACATCTGGTGGATCTTCGATCACCGAACACTTTCG is a window of Methanoculleus sp. 7T DNA encoding:
- a CDS encoding serine hydrolase domain-containing protein; the encoded protein is MPRPLYTKPYILLLIGIAITAAALSFGCMQNAGPMQEAGDLNRSTPPSAIASDLESIVSTGVRNAGVPGTLIEISTPEWTWNYAAGNASLSPAVPATPEMRFIVASVTKTFTSVAIQQLAEDGKLALDDPIDRWLPTDVAEEIPESGMITIRQLLDHTSGIADYDEDAIVLEEYRSPNTPVPYREGMRQGLNAGLLYSPGTSYTYSNVNYILLTLIIDEAAGIPYEDYVTRNILVPAGMNDTFVHRTNHIPGPHMRAQESEADGTIMDFSDLYLQFDRGAGDIVSTTADLNRFHRALRSGELISPASLAAMENTSPQSRKTGEVPGLGEMSVGCGYGYFTQQNASEGLTLYGHTGGYYGSYTILYYWAEKDTYIAMNSNSAAKAGTINEEVLATVLRYLKEGTTAEQ
- a CDS encoding ABC transporter permease subunit, giving the protein MNTFSVIAGREMRLALRNRSVLVTGLIFAIWFPVMSAFGIAVGVGEDAAVLAGGIAAITLPVGVFMGYIFCADAFLREKRDGTIETLLCTPVSLRRLWEGKAAGVAVPAYLMTLVSAAVTAATVSTLTGIQIAAEPLLLLHIAAVVPVWVAASAGLIGAAQLALGMRENQILGFVFIFGFVFLIIALQEVAPGGPGLSLATEAVLAAAGIGLLALARFIAGRVTRERVVLTIP
- a CDS encoding ABC transporter ATP-binding protein, with product MNAVEVRHLSRSFDGREILRDVSFTVGHGEIFGYLGPNGAGKTTTVRILLGLLAPDAGEVRVLGRDLAADDDARRRVGVLFENNGLSDRMSAVGNLAYYAGLYGFDDPAERIEELLTLVGLADRRDDPVGTFSTGMKRKLGIARAILHRPEVVFLDEPSSGLDPGAQRMVRDLILELSRREEMTVFLNSHHLDEVQRICSSVAILAGGRIRAFDSVAHLTAASDRPAVTVAFADPGDSIRASAAIAGLPFVAGCEADGDGLLCTLSDPGATPDLVAALVGANFRIEEVRRSSRSLEEIYLEHVAPAEGGA